The proteins below come from a single Eubacterium limosum genomic window:
- a CDS encoding restriction endonuclease subunit S, producing MKYKLEQLARIKYGKNQKKVVSDNGTIPIYGTGGLMAYAMEPLYDKPSVLIGRKGSIDKVRYVTHPFWTVDTLFYTIINEKIVRPQYLYYLMKQVDLLQLNEGTTIPSLRTETLNRLEFDVPYLKEQDKVISVIEPIERKIELNTAINKNLEQQADAIFTQEFLEFDELPNGWKQGSLLDIADYLNGLAMQKYRPKDVEKGIPVLKIKELRQGACDANSDLCSPSIKPEYIVHDGDVIFSWSGSLLVDFWCGDICGLNQHLFKVSSSQYDKWFYYAWTNYHLSKFAAIAADMATTMGHIKREELSKSEVFIPSDADYFRIGSVLAPIYKLIITNRIENRKLVTLRDILLPQLMSGELDVSDIDI from the coding sequence ATGAAATATAAATTAGAGCAACTTGCCAGAATTAAGTATGGGAAAAATCAGAAAAAAGTCGTATCTGACAATGGTACTATACCAATTTATGGCACAGGGGGATTGATGGCATATGCTATGGAACCTCTTTATGATAAACCGTCTGTCCTGATTGGAAGAAAAGGGTCAATAGATAAAGTCAGATATGTTACGCATCCGTTCTGGACGGTAGATACTTTGTTCTACACAATAATAAATGAAAAAATTGTAAGACCTCAATATTTGTATTATCTTATGAAACAGGTCGATTTGCTTCAGCTTAATGAGGGAACTACAATCCCAAGTTTGAGAACGGAAACCCTTAACCGATTAGAATTCGATGTGCCATATTTAAAAGAACAGGATAAAGTAATATCTGTTATCGAACCGATTGAACGGAAAATTGAACTAAATACTGCGATAAACAAGAATTTAGAGCAGCAAGCAGATGCAATATTCACTCAGGAATTCCTTGAATTTGACGAACTGCCAAATGGTTGGAAACAAGGCAGTTTGCTTGATATTGCTGACTATCTAAATGGTCTTGCAATGCAAAAGTATCGTCCAAAAGATGTTGAAAAAGGTATCCCTGTTCTGAAAATAAAGGAACTTCGGCAAGGCGCTTGTGACGCTAACAGCGATTTATGTTCCCCGAGTATCAAACCAGAATATATCGTCCATGATGGGGACGTGATATTCTCTTGGTCCGGTAGCCTTCTTGTCGATTTTTGGTGTGGAGATATCTGTGGATTGAACCAGCACTTGTTCAAAGTATCTTCAAGTCAATATGACAAATGGTTCTACTATGCGTGGACTAATTATCACCTGTCTAAGTTTGCAGCCATTGCGGCTGACATGGCAACAACTATGGGGCATATAAAACGTGAAGAACTTTCCAAGTCAGAGGTCTTTATTCCATCTGATGCAGACTATTTTCGCATTGGTAGCGTTCTTGCTCCAATTTATAAATTGATAATTACTAATCGCATTGAAAATCGCAAATTGGTTACATTACGGGATATTCTTTTGCCACAACTCATGTCCGGCGAGCTTGATGTTTCAGACATCGACATTTAA
- the xerA gene encoding site-specific tyrosine recombinase/integron integrase — MKQKLITEVLQGMLGTLNNAQLEKLQKVLEHTLFDKEVTEAVSDDMVAPNTKLLDAFLAAKRIEGCSERSLTYYKTTIETMQKKVDKSIQTIETEDLRTYLTEYQKEKQSSKVTIDNIRRILSSFFAWLEDEDYIIKSPVRRIHKVKAALTIKETYTDENLETMRDNCVELRDLALIDMLASTGMRVGELVLLNRRDINFEERECVVFGKGSKERMVYFDARTKIHLQNYLDSRIDDNPALFVSLKAPYNRLKIGGVEVRLRNLGKQLGINKMHPHKFRRTLATMAIDKGMPIEQLQQLLGHQRIDTTLQYAMVKQSNVKIAHRKFIG, encoded by the coding sequence ATGAAACAAAAACTAATCACAGAAGTTTTACAGGGGATGCTTGGCACCTTGAATAATGCACAGCTTGAAAAATTGCAAAAAGTGCTGGAGCATACCTTGTTTGACAAAGAAGTCACTGAGGCTGTATCAGATGATATGGTTGCACCCAATACAAAACTTTTAGATGCTTTCCTTGCGGCAAAACGCATCGAAGGCTGTTCTGAAAGATCGTTGACATATTATAAAACCACGATAGAAACAATGCAGAAAAAGGTGGATAAAAGTATTCAAACAATCGAAACAGAAGACCTTCGTACTTATCTCACAGAGTATCAAAAAGAGAAGCAATCCAGTAAAGTGACCATTGATAATATTCGAAGAATTCTATCCAGTTTCTTTGCTTGGCTGGAAGATGAAGATTATATCATCAAAAGTCCAGTACGTCGGATTCATAAGGTGAAAGCGGCATTGACGATCAAGGAAACTTACACAGATGAAAATCTGGAAACCATGCGTGATAATTGTGTGGAACTTCGGGATTTGGCGTTGATTGATATGCTTGCTTCAACTGGAATGCGTGTCGGTGAGCTGGTGCTATTAAATCGTAGAGATATCAATTTCGAAGAAAGAGAGTGCGTTGTATTTGGTAAAGGCAGCAAGGAGCGCATGGTTTATTTTGATGCCAGAACAAAGATACATTTGCAAAACTACTTGGATAGTAGAATAGATGATAATCCAGCATTGTTCGTTTCACTTAAGGCACCATATAATCGCTTGAAAATTGGCGGCGTTGAGGTAAGACTTCGTAATCTTGGAAAACAGCTTGGAATCAACAAAATGCACCCGCATAAGTTCAGGAGAACGCTTGCGACGATGGCAATTGATAAAGGAATGCCGATTGAGCAGCTACAACAACTGCTGGGACACCAGCGGATAGATACGACATTGCAATATGCAATGGTAAAACAGAGCAACGTAAAAATTGCTCATAGAAAATTTATAGGATAG
- a CDS encoding restriction endonuclease subunit S has protein sequence MTGWKKVCLGDIIEANGSTYSSKDDWSFVNYLDTGNITKNEIGNIQFIDLTCEKLPSRAKRKVKFDSILYSTVRPNQLHYGIVKKQPENFLVSTGFIVVDVDTTQAVPDFVYYLLTQNEITEHLQAIGEQSVSAYPSIKPTDIENIEVFLPDMERQKKIVSILISIDNKIRENKAINKNLDYQLVA, from the coding sequence ATGACAGGGTGGAAGAAAGTTTGTCTCGGAGATATCATTGAAGCAAATGGTAGTACCTATTCTTCAAAAGATGACTGGAGTTTTGTGAATTATTTAGATACAGGAAATATCACTAAGAATGAAATTGGAAACATTCAGTTTATAGACTTAACTTGCGAAAAACTTCCGAGCAGAGCAAAAAGGAAGGTTAAGTTTGATAGCATCCTTTATTCGACTGTTAGACCTAATCAGCTACATTATGGAATAGTAAAGAAACAGCCTGAAAATTTTTTGGTTTCAACAGGATTTATTGTTGTTGATGTAGATACCACACAGGCTGTTCCTGATTTTGTGTATTATCTCCTTACACAGAATGAAATTACTGAGCATTTGCAGGCAATTGGTGAACAAAGTGTTTCTGCTTATCCATCAATTAAACCTACAGATATTGAAAACATAGAAGTGTTTTTGCCTGATATGGAAAGACAGAAGAAAATTGTATCAATTCTTATATCAATTGATAATAAAATAAGAGAAAATAAAGCGATAAACAAGAATTTAGACTATCAATTGGTAGCTTAA
- a CDS encoding type I restriction endonuclease subunit R — MPGFYTEADYENSIIELFQNMGYRYVYAPDLERDFHCPLYEDELNEALHRLNDMLPEDAIQDALYKLKNFENGELVQQNAVFMDYLQHGIEVRYFLEGEERSGLVYLADFKNPENNSFVVANQWTFVENSNKRPDILLFLNGMPVVLVELKSPSRDETDASEAYLQIRNYMQEIPSMFIYNCICVMSDHLTSKAGTITSGEDRFMEWKTKDGNYENTQYAQFDTFFEGMFDRERLLDIIKNFICFSNEGLIQFKILAGYHQYFAVNKAVESTKKASLTDGKGGVFWHTQGSGKSLSMVFYAHLLQDALDSPTIVVLTDRNDLDDQLYGQFAKCKNFLRQEPVQAESREHLKTLLDGRQANGIIFTTMQKFEESQESLSERRNIIVMADEAHRGQYGLKEKVDATTGKIKVGTARIIRNSLPNATYIGFTGTPISTKDRSTREVFGDYIDVYDMTQAVEDGATKPVYYESRVINLKLNTETLKLIDAEYDIMANNADPKVIEKSKRELGQIDAVLGNDQTIASLVDDILDHYENYRENMLTGKAMIVAYSRAIAMKIYRRILKLRPGWTEKVAVVMTESNKDPEEWRQVIGNKRHKDELAKKFKDNNGPLKIAIVVDMWLTGFDVPSLATMYVYKPMQGHNLMQAIARVNRVFKDKEGGLVVDYVGIASALKEAMNDYTNRDRKNYGDTDVAKVAFPKFLEKLSVCRDIFHGYDYSKFMTGSDLERSKAISGAVNFIVAVDREKERDDFIKESLMLRQALSLCASLVEEQLRIEAAFFEAVRVLVMRLMNKGEGKKISLLEMNARINELLKQSIKSDGVINLFSDVSEEFSLFDPKFLDEISKMKEKNLAVELLKKLIAEQVQIYRRTNVVKSEKFSEIIQSAMNRYLNGMLTNEQVIEELLNLAKQIAAAQMEGNQLGLTADELAFYDALTKPQAIKDFYENEELIAITKELAETLRKNRTIDWQKRDSARAKMRMMIKKLLKRHRYPPEGMEDAVQTVMTQCELWTDNSDMEEKTIPFYKEATYDIEAQTVSMVAECTTSYEKE, encoded by the coding sequence ATGCCAGGATTTTATACAGAAGCGGATTATGAAAATTCGATCATAGAATTATTTCAAAATATGGGGTACCGCTATGTTTATGCCCCGGATCTTGAGCGGGATTTCCATTGCCCTTTATATGAAGATGAGCTTAATGAGGCGCTGCATCGCCTGAATGATATGTTGCCTGAAGATGCGATTCAGGATGCACTATATAAGCTCAAAAATTTTGAGAATGGCGAGTTGGTACAACAGAATGCTGTGTTTATGGACTACCTGCAGCATGGTATCGAAGTGCGCTACTTTTTAGAAGGCGAGGAACGCTCCGGTCTCGTCTATCTTGCAGATTTTAAAAATCCTGAAAACAACTCCTTTGTTGTAGCAAATCAGTGGACATTTGTTGAAAATAGCAATAAGCGTCCAGATATACTATTGTTTCTTAATGGGATGCCAGTCGTACTTGTGGAGTTGAAATCTCCGTCACGAGATGAAACAGATGCATCAGAAGCTTATTTGCAGATACGTAACTATATGCAGGAAATTCCATCCATGTTTATTTATAACTGTATCTGTGTTATGAGCGACCACCTGACCTCAAAAGCCGGAACGATTACCTCCGGCGAAGACCGTTTTATGGAGTGGAAAACCAAAGATGGAAATTATGAAAATACGCAATATGCTCAGTTCGATACTTTTTTTGAAGGAATGTTTGACAGAGAACGGTTGCTGGATATTATAAAGAATTTTATCTGCTTTTCCAATGAAGGATTAATACAGTTTAAAATACTTGCTGGCTATCACCAGTATTTTGCTGTTAATAAAGCGGTAGAATCCACAAAGAAGGCGTCATTGACCGATGGAAAAGGCGGCGTCTTCTGGCATACACAGGGCAGTGGAAAGTCCCTGTCGATGGTATTCTATGCGCATTTATTGCAAGATGCTCTGGACAGTCCTACGATTGTTGTTCTTACGGATAGAAATGATCTTGATGACCAGCTTTATGGGCAATTTGCGAAATGTAAAAATTTTCTTCGTCAGGAACCAGTGCAGGCTGAAAGCCGAGAACATTTAAAAACTTTATTAGATGGCAGACAGGCGAACGGTATTATTTTTACCACTATGCAAAAATTTGAAGAATCCCAAGAGTCGCTATCTGAACGTCGAAATATTATTGTTATGGCCGATGAAGCACATCGTGGACAGTATGGTCTAAAAGAAAAAGTAGACGCTACAACGGGAAAAATCAAGGTCGGGACTGCGCGCATCATTCGCAACAGTCTGCCAAATGCTACCTATATTGGTTTTACCGGAACGCCGATTTCTACAAAGGACAGAAGTACGCGTGAGGTCTTTGGTGATTATATTGATGTTTATGATATGACACAGGCAGTGGAAGATGGCGCAACTAAACCGGTTTACTATGAGAGTCGTGTTATCAATTTAAAGTTGAACACGGAAACTCTGAAATTGATTGATGCCGAGTATGACATTATGGCAAACAATGCTGATCCAAAGGTCATTGAAAAAAGTAAGCGTGAGCTAGGACAAATAGATGCAGTTCTTGGAAATGACCAGACGATCGCATCATTGGTTGATGACATTCTTGATCACTATGAGAATTATCGTGAAAATATGCTGACGGGAAAAGCTATGATTGTTGCTTATTCTCGTGCTATCGCTATGAAAATATATCGCCGCATTTTGAAACTTCGTCCGGGATGGACAGAAAAAGTGGCGGTCGTTATGACAGAAAGCAATAAAGATCCTGAGGAATGGCGTCAGGTGATTGGCAATAAGCGGCATAAAGATGAACTTGCAAAGAAGTTTAAGGATAACAATGGCCCATTAAAGATAGCGATTGTTGTCGATATGTGGCTGACTGGGTTTGACGTTCCCTCTCTTGCAACCATGTATGTCTATAAACCGATGCAGGGGCACAACCTGATGCAGGCGATTGCACGCGTCAATCGTGTGTTTAAAGATAAAGAAGGTGGACTGGTTGTAGATTATGTTGGGATTGCTTCCGCTCTGAAGGAAGCGATGAATGATTATACGAATCGTGATAGGAAGAACTATGGCGATACAGACGTCGCAAAAGTAGCATTTCCGAAGTTTTTGGAAAAATTGTCTGTTTGCCGTGATATATTTCATGGATATGATTACTCAAAATTTATGACAGGGTCCGACTTGGAACGCTCTAAAGCGATAAGCGGTGCAGTTAATTTTATTGTTGCAGTAGACAGAGAAAAGGAACGAGATGACTTCATCAAGGAATCTCTGATGCTCCGTCAGGCATTATCATTATGTGCGTCTTTGGTTGAAGAACAGTTACGAATAGAAGCGGCGTTTTTTGAGGCAGTGCGTGTTTTAGTAATGCGCTTAATGAATAAAGGAGAAGGTAAGAAAATTTCTTTGCTAGAAATGAATGCCCGAATCAATGAACTTTTAAAACAGAGTATTAAGAGTGATGGCGTTATCAATTTGTTTTCGGATGTTTCTGAGGAATTTTCCTTGTTTGATCCAAAATTTCTTGATGAAATATCAAAAATGAAAGAGAAAAATCTTGCTGTCGAACTGTTGAAAAAACTGATTGCAGAACAAGTACAGATTTATCGCCGCACCAACGTTGTAAAATCAGAAAAATTCAGTGAAATTATACAGAGTGCAATGAACAGGTATCTGAATGGGATGCTGACAAACGAACAGGTCATTGAAGAACTGTTAAATCTGGCTAAGCAGATAGCGGCTGCACAGATGGAAGGAAATCAACTTGGACTAACGGCTGATGAGCTTGCCTTTTATGATGCGCTGACGAAGCCGCAGGCCATTAAAGATTTTTATGAAAATGAAGAGCTGATTGCGATTACTAAAGAGTTGGCAGAAACACTTCGAAAGAACAGAACAATTGACTGGCAAAAGCGTGATTCTGCCAGAGCTAAGATGCGAATGATGATAAAAAAACTATTGAAAAGGCATCGTTATCCGCCTGAAGGTATGGAAGATGCAGTACAAACTGTTATGACACAGTGTGAACTGTGGACAGATAACTCTGATATGGAAGAAAAAACGATCCCTTTTTATAAAGAAGCCACTTACGACATAGAGGCCCAGACTGTATCAATGGTTGCTGAGTGTACTACTTCATACGAAAAAGAATAA
- a CDS encoding DUF262 and DUF1524 domain-containing protein: MDATKGNIYAILNGNKQFLIPVYQRYYSWDLEQCKRLWDDIVEMQKKNKAGHFVGSIVNIAEQAMPTGVQKFMIIDGQQRMTTLALLLISLRDYAIEHPEDTTINFRRINSMLLKNEYEIGDEQYKLLLTETDRAMLIGLVERNLIQTTSSSRILENYQFFSDCIVDMELKPAEIYESIGKLQIVNITLDRAVDDAQAIFESLNSTGKELSESDLIRNYVLMGLETSEQNYVYTHQWRPMELLFDYEKQDSIMDKFFRDYLTMKLTRIPKINCVYEEFKAYHLNCEFASVRELCEDLLTYAKYYTDMIFRRSLNPNVKALYTDIHALRMDVAYPFLLKVHSDCAEGAITEENLIEIMKMCISYVFRRSICDIPTNSLNKTFATLRNKIRTDDYVNSIKAFFILRDDYKEFPDDDKFGKALVTKDIYNMRSRNFILSHLENFGNKAPIIIENYTIEHIMPQSSNLKDEWKTMLGPNWREIQKTYLHTIGNLTLTAYNSEMSDNPFMIKMEMEGGFKESALRLNAYLVKLTEWNEQRIKERAALLSDKAKQIWQYPDLEPEELAPYQIEEKPTQRYTLESYNINAFTKMLFEMLDRRIMNLSPDVKREFKKLYIAYKLDTNFTDIVVQKQRLRISLNMKYPEIIDPKGVCRDITGIGRWGNGDVELFFEHTSEIDDVMELIEQSYRMQAD, translated from the coding sequence ATGGATGCGACAAAAGGAAATATATATGCAATATTGAACGGAAACAAACAGTTTTTGATTCCTGTCTATCAGCGTTACTATAGTTGGGACCTAGAACAGTGCAAACGGCTGTGGGATGATATTGTAGAAATGCAAAAGAAGAACAAAGCAGGTCATTTTGTAGGTTCGATTGTTAATATTGCGGAACAGGCTATGCCTACTGGCGTTCAGAAGTTTATGATTATCGACGGACAGCAGCGAATGACGACGTTGGCCTTGCTGCTGATTTCTTTAAGAGATTATGCAATAGAACATCCAGAAGATACTACAATAAATTTTCGACGTATTAATAGTATGTTGTTAAAAAACGAGTATGAAATTGGCGATGAGCAGTATAAATTGTTATTGACAGAGACTGACCGTGCAATGCTGATAGGTTTGGTAGAAAGAAATCTAATTCAAACCACAAGCTCATCACGAATATTGGAAAATTATCAATTCTTTTCAGATTGTATTGTAGATATGGAATTGAAACCGGCAGAAATTTATGAATCTATCGGAAAACTTCAGATTGTAAACATCACTCTTGATCGTGCGGTGGATGATGCACAGGCCATTTTTGAAAGCCTGAATTCCACAGGCAAAGAGCTGTCAGAGTCTGATTTAATTCGAAATTATGTTTTGATGGGATTGGAAACCAGTGAGCAGAATTATGTGTATACGCATCAATGGAGGCCTATGGAGTTGCTTTTTGATTATGAAAAGCAGGATTCGATCATGGATAAATTTTTCCGTGATTATCTGACCATGAAATTGACACGCATTCCCAAGATTAACTGTGTCTATGAGGAATTTAAAGCATATCATTTGAATTGTGAGTTTGCCTCCGTTCGTGAATTGTGTGAGGATTTGCTGACCTATGCGAAATATTATACAGATATGATTTTTAGACGTAGTTTAAATCCGAATGTCAAAGCGTTATATACGGATATCCATGCTTTGAGAATGGATGTTGCATATCCATTTCTATTGAAAGTGCATAGCGATTGTGCAGAAGGAGCCATTACTGAGGAGAACCTGATTGAAATCATGAAAATGTGCATCAGTTATGTTTTCCGTAGAAGTATTTGTGATATTCCGACAAATTCACTGAACAAGACGTTTGCAACTCTGCGCAATAAAATTCGTACAGATGATTATGTTAATTCTATTAAAGCATTCTTCATATTAAGGGACGATTACAAGGAGTTTCCTGATGACGACAAGTTTGGAAAAGCCCTTGTTACAAAGGATATTTATAATATGCGCTCCAGAAATTTTATCTTGAGTCATTTGGAGAATTTCGGGAACAAAGCTCCAATTATTATAGAAAATTATACAATCGAGCATATTATGCCGCAGAGTAGCAATTTGAAGGATGAATGGAAAACAATGCTTGGCCCAAACTGGCGTGAAATACAAAAAACTTATCTTCATACAATTGGTAATCTTACGCTTACTGCTTATAATTCTGAAATGAGCGATAATCCGTTCATGATAAAGATGGAGATGGAAGGCGGATTTAAGGAGAGTGCGCTTCGGTTGAATGCTTACCTTGTTAAACTTACAGAGTGGAATGAACAGCGAATTAAAGAACGCGCAGCTTTACTAAGTGATAAAGCAAAACAGATATGGCAATACCCAGATTTAGAACCAGAAGAATTAGCTCCATACCAGATAGAAGAAAAGCCTACGCAGCGTTACACATTAGAATCCTATAATATTAACGCCTTTACAAAAATGCTATTTGAAATGCTTGACCGACGTATTATGAATTTGTCACCGGACGTAAAGAGAGAGTTTAAAAAGCTTTACATAGCCTATAAACTAGACACAAACTTTACAGATATCGTAGTGCAGAAACAGCGCTTGCGTATTTCGCTAAATATGAAATACCCAGAAATAATCGACCCTAAAGGAGTGTGCAGAGATATCACAGGTATTGGCCGGTGGGGCAATGGTGATGTTGAGTTATTTTTTGAACATACATCTGAAATAGATGATGTGATGGAATTAATTGAGCAGTCTTATCGAATGCAGGCTGATTAA
- a CDS encoding GNAT family N-acetyltransferase encodes MENLILIPPTKANKTAILAFKNEFFQAGERVINGSALLDQMDYEEWLENIRRNGESQTVREDWVVSSTFLAVREQDQRIVGIVDLRHSLGQPFLAEYGGHIGYAVRPSERGKSYAVQILSLALEAAQELGLEAVMLGCYADNMGSIKTMLKCGGVLKEEKPYIDGKPMCIYWITIKEGSVRRLIQKDMERAAEIVNRCWKTTYAGYVDPVQLGEVWCGKRREAIKDEFRTNGLGNYVFDEKGVKGILSCGKSADADKPEAFELWRIYVDPAFQAQGIGSKLLAFGEALAKERNYQEMVIWAFEKNENACMFYKKHGYKPDITQHLGENFNAEGLRFIKSL; translated from the coding sequence ATGGAGAACTTAATCCTCATCCCACCCACCAAAGCAAACAAAACTGCAATACTGGCGTTCAAAAATGAATTTTTTCAAGCCGGCGAAAGAGTCATCAACGGCAGCGCGCTTCTCGATCAGATGGATTATGAGGAGTGGCTGGAAAACATTAGAAGAAATGGAGAGTCTCAAACAGTACGGGAAGATTGGGTGGTGTCCTCGACGTTTTTGGCAGTTCGTGAACAAGATCAGCGGATTGTGGGGATTGTTGATCTTCGTCACAGTCTGGGTCAGCCTTTTCTTGCGGAATACGGGGGACATATTGGCTATGCTGTCCGCCCTTCGGAGCGCGGAAAAAGCTATGCGGTGCAGATTTTATCGCTGGCGCTGGAGGCGGCTCAGGAGCTGGGGCTTGAGGCAGTGATGCTGGGTTGCTACGCGGATAATATGGGATCAATCAAAACGATGCTGAAATGTGGTGGTGTATTAAAAGAGGAGAAGCCTTATATTGATGGAAAGCCCATGTGCATTTATTGGATTACCATCAAGGAGGGATCTGTCCGCAGGCTCATACAAAAAGATATGGAACGTGCAGCGGAAATCGTCAATCGTTGCTGGAAAACCACTTATGCGGGCTATGTGGACCCTGTGCAGCTTGGTGAAGTGTGGTGCGGCAAACGCAGAGAGGCCATTAAAGACGAATTCCGGACAAACGGGCTGGGGAATTATGTGTTTGACGAAAAAGGAGTGAAAGGCATACTCTCCTGTGGCAAAAGTGCAGATGCGGATAAGCCCGAGGCCTTTGAGCTCTGGCGGATATATGTTGATCCGGCGTTTCAGGCGCAGGGGATCGGCAGTAAGCTGCTGGCGTTTGGAGAAGCGCTGGCAAAAGAGCGGAATTATCAGGAAATGGTTATCTGGGCTTTTGAAAAAAATGAAAATGCCTGCATGTTTTATAAAAAGCATGGCTACAAACCAGATATTACGCAGCATCTGGGTGAAAACTTTAATGCTGAGGGGCTCAGATTTATAAAGTCATTATAA
- a CDS encoding MFS transporter has product MSKNRTYGKWSILFTVLIMTFMVTLDGSIVNVALPVMSGELNASMGDIEWVASIYLVVTCATILIFGRLGDMIGKVRIFQIGVILFTIGSLLCSISGTLPLLIGARVVQGLGSAAALANNQGIITESFPPDERGKALGFVSTFVALGSMTGPTLGGMILTVLPWTYIFLINIPVGVLSFLIGLRTLPNKKPAKPGRLDAKGSVLLLLSILLLFGSFTLLQNGVSLPIIIGIIAGAVFLVLFIMVEKRMDDPLVPIGIFKNKMFSLNLFTMLTAFIAIGANNIIMPFYLQDARQFSPGMAGLLMTVIPLITAVMGPISGTMSDHIGSELPTMIGLIFTTVGLALMTMLGIDTTIAVIILFLAVIAVGSALFQSPNNSLVMGSVSRDELGLVGSLAGLVRNMGMSVGITAGTSLLYSRMSDMAGYRVTNYIPGQPDVFLYGLRAVYIMLAVVVFVGALLTVIRFVYARRQDRKQVAQQEK; this is encoded by the coding sequence ATGAGTAAAAACAGGACATATGGTAAGTGGAGCATTCTGTTCACTGTGTTGATTATGACGTTTATGGTGACGTTGGATGGAAGTATTGTGAACGTGGCGCTTCCGGTCATGTCTGGCGAGCTGAATGCGAGCATGGGGGATATCGAATGGGTGGCCAGTATCTATCTTGTGGTCACCTGTGCCACGATTTTGATTTTTGGCCGATTAGGGGATATGATTGGCAAGGTTCGGATTTTTCAAATCGGGGTCATTCTTTTTACCATTGGATCATTGCTGTGCAGTATTTCCGGTACGCTGCCGCTCTTAATTGGCGCAAGGGTGGTGCAGGGACTGGGCAGTGCGGCAGCCCTCGCCAACAATCAGGGAATCATTACAGAGTCTTTTCCGCCCGATGAGCGGGGAAAAGCCCTTGGGTTTGTCAGCACCTTTGTGGCGCTGGGGAGTATGACCGGCCCGACCCTTGGCGGGATGATCCTCACGGTGCTTCCTTGGACTTATATTTTTTTGATCAACATACCGGTTGGGGTGCTCTCCTTTTTAATCGGCCTGAGAACGCTGCCGAACAAAAAACCGGCAAAGCCAGGACGTCTGGACGCTAAGGGATCGGTTTTGCTGCTGCTTTCAATACTGTTGCTGTTCGGCTCGTTTACCTTGCTGCAGAATGGTGTCAGCCTGCCGATTATCATCGGCATTATCGCCGGTGCGGTTTTTCTGGTATTATTTATTATGGTTGAAAAGCGGATGGACGATCCGCTGGTTCCCATCGGCATTTTCAAGAACAAGATGTTTTCCCTGAATCTTTTTACCATGCTGACAGCTTTTATCGCCATTGGGGCAAACAATATTATCATGCCTTTTTATCTCCAGGATGCCCGGCAGTTCAGCCCAGGAATGGCGGGACTTTTGATGACGGTTATCCCGCTGATCACAGCGGTTATGGGTCCCATCAGCGGCACCATGTCTGACCATATCGGCAGTGAGCTGCCAACCATGATCGGCCTTATCTTTACGACGGTCGGGCTGGCACTGATGACAATGCTCGGCATTGATACCACCATAGCGGTGATCATTCTTTTTCTCGCAGTTATCGCGGTGGGAAGCGCCTTGTTCCAGTCTCCAAATAACTCTTTGGTTATGGGCAGTGTCTCCCGGGATGAGCTGGGTCTGGTAGGCAGTCTGGCGGGACTGGTGAGGAATATGGGCATGTCGGTGGGAATCACGGCCGGGACATCCCTGCTGTACAGCCGGATGAGTGATATGGCGGGCTACCGGGTTACCAATTATATTCCTGGTCAGCCGGATGTCTTTTTATACGGCCTGCGCGCAGTCTATATCATGCTGGCGGTTGTTGTGTTCGTTGGAGCCTTATTAACCGTTATCCGTTTTGTCTATGCAAGGAGGCAGGATAGAAAACAGGTTGCTCAACAGGAAAAATAA